CAGAGCTTCGCGAACCGTTGCCGACCCAATCGAATCATATCCCGGGATCGCAGAGACCGAGCCCGTAACCACAACAACTTTATCGTTTAGCTTACCCATGTAGACTTCTCCATTGGTTGGGTTGCGGTGACGCAAATATTGCGTGCCACCACTGTTTGCATGCGCCTGAGTATATCTTTCTCACCTGATTGTGGATCGCCTGGATCGGTGGTCCTCCACGCGTTCAGGAGGATGCGCTAGTCGAGTTTTCTCCTGAGCCGTGCACAGATGAGATCCGAACGAGAGAGAGTTGTTTTCATTGCGCCGCAAATCATGACTGTGCTTTTTAGCCTGCATTCCCCAAGTGGCGTGTCGTTTGAGGTGAAGATCGCATGTATCCGAGCGCTAGACAAGGATTTTCTGCCGCAAGCGGCACCTGCGGTCGCGCAGACTGCTGGATCTGGACGGATCAGACCGCGAAGCCGCTGTTTCCTTGCCCAGGGGCGGCGTTTTTCAGCGCAGCGGACAGATCTGTCCAGCCGCTTTCGTTCAGTTTGAGCGTGGATCGCGATCATGCGCATAGCGGTGGCGCTCGCAATCGGCGGATAGCGGCGAGGATGGCGCGTACCATCGTGCCGGTGACAGCGACCTCGGCCAGCTGGAAGGTGATGGTGCGGGCGTGACGGACCACACGTGCCCCGATCTTGATCAGCTTCAGTTGCAGGCTGGTCAACGACCAGTCGGCCATGGCCTCGGGCAGCTCGATGCAGCGCAAGAAGGTGGCCAGGTTGTACGCCAGGGCGTGCAGTTGCAGCCGCACCTCATTGTCGCGGAACTTCCGGCACGACAGCCGCGTCCAGCGAAAGGCGTATTTGCCCTCTTTGATGTGCTGCTCGGCGGTGCCGCGCTGGTTGTAGAACCGCACCACCCAGTCCGGCTCCATCGGCAGGTTGGTGACGATGAAGCCGACACGCGGGAACAGTTCGCCCGGATGCCATTCGATCTTGGCGATCACCCGGCGTTCCTTGTCCCAGGACGCCGCCTGATACTCGAATTCCTCGAAGAACCGCTTGACCTTGGTCAGTGACGGCCGCCCGACAGGGCGCGTTAGCCGATGCGCGATCTTGTCCTTGAGGACCGCGTTTGCGGGCAGCCGGATGGCGTAGAAGAACCGCGCTTCTTCCAATCGCTCATAGATCGCCGGGATCGCGTAGGCAGCATCGGCCCGGAAGAACCTGCCACCAAGGTCGCGCTCCGCGTAGCGCGCAATGACGGGGTCGAGAACATCACGCCAGCCATCGGCGCTGTGGACGTTGCCATGGCGCAGGGCGCAGCGTTCCAGCATCCCGAACTGGTTGAACAGAAAGTTGGGGTGATAGCAGCTACAGTCGAAATGGCCATTCCAGGCGGACCCTTCCTGGTCGCCATGGGTCGGGCTGACCGAGCTGTCCATGTCCAGAACGATGTACTTCAGCCCGTTCCGGTCATGGAGCCGGTCGATCCATTGCCCGTTCAGGTCGGCCAGCGCGGCACGGTTCCCGGCCAGAGCCAGCGTCTCGGTCTCGAACCGTCCCATCTGCGATGCCGAGGCCGCTTGTGCATCGACCGCTCTGCCGCCGACAACTTGGCGCATGACCGGATCGCAGGCGAGACGGTAGGCGTCGTTGACATCCTCGTATCCGGCCAGCCGCCCAAAGACTGATTGCCGGAACAGGCCGTCGAGCCGATGGACCGTGTTCTTGCCAGAGCGAGTATCGCGCAGCGCCGCTGACGCCAAATCGGACAACCCGAGCGCGTCATCAAGCTCGCGCATCACCAGAAGGCCGCCGTCGGAACTGAGCTGCGTGCCGCGAAATTCCAGCCGCACGCGAGGGTCGAAATCCACCCGATCTGCCCGTTGCAAGCCCGCACCCTCTGGGTGATCCATGAGACGCGCTCCTCGCAGCCTTCAACACCATGTTTTATATAGGAAATATAATGGTCAGGACAGCGAAATCAGCGCCTTACTTGGGAAATGTGGGCTCAAATGATGGTGACTGAAGTAAGAGTGATATCTGCCTTGAATTGGTTCGCCGACAGCACTGGCACAAAACTCGAGCAAATCGAGGATCACCGGCGTATCAGGCGCTTCGTTCACAGAAAGCGGCCACTCGACCCACGGCACTTCAGCGCTGAGCACCCGGCTGAAGGCCTGTACATCGCATCCGCACGGACTGTTCCCGTCGGGGCATTGTTCTGGAAAGCGAAAGCCAAACGAGCCATCGCCAATCCTCGTCTGGATCAAGCTGAAAAGGCCCGCCCACAGGCGCTCGTCAATGACATCGATTGTTGCAGGACGTGCCCCGTACTCACGATCCGTAAAATAGGTCGTCACCTTTTTCCCCCTCACTTCACAGAGCGGTTCACTCGATCGGCAATGTCTGCGCATCGCTCGATCAGAACCTCGAACGACTCCGCGTCCTCAAGCAATAGCCCGTCCTCAATCATTTGCGCATAATCGGAGGCGAGTGCCGTGCGCGCTTCGCCGCCCGGCACGAGCTGCAACAATCCATTTACAGCAGCCTCATAGTCGACGGACGCGCCATCAGCCGCTTTCTCGGCGAAAAACATACTCTTATGTCTGGCCACTGCTTGGGCAAGATCTCGATCCGCCGATGCTGCCGCCGCAATCCCGGAACCATCCAAACGGACGATGTCATGCCAATGGCGTGCAAAGCGCTCCCCGCGAAGCCGCTCCTGTAAGCAGAAGACATGGATCGCGGTCGCTTTCTCCCAGAACGTTCGCTCGGCATGCATCACCCGCGGTGTCGCTGTCGGAAATGTCACACCGTCAACCAGACCGGCTGCATCGCAGATCACATCGCGCAGGCTGGCCGGTTCGCCCGTCGAGCGAGCTCCGCATTCCAACATGACGCTGGGCGCGACATAACCGGAACCGGCGGAGGTCGCCTCATAGTCGATGAAGAGCTTTTCTCCCTCGACCCGCGTCACAGCCGAAACACCCTGCGCGCCAATGACGTCGGCGATCAATGGCTGCACTGTAGCTGAAATCCATTCCGGCAGCCGGTGGCGCACTGCTTTGGACCAGCGCCTTTCTTCGCTACGTGTTGTCGGCAGGCCCTCACCATTATCGCCGACCAGATCAGGCGCTATTGCCCGGATGTCATAGGTCAGATCGACATCTTCCGAGAAGCGCTGGATGATGCCATAGGCCTTTGAAAGCGAGGTTCCACCCTTGAAGGCAAGATGGTCGCCGAAGGCAGAACCGAAAATTGTCTGAAGCGCCCAGACGACCCAGACATCCTTTTCAAGCAGATGGGCGGGCCGTCCCGAGCGATCGGCGGCTACGCCTAATGCGTCGCGACGATCCTGGGCTGTCAAAGACAAAAAGGGCTCAGCCATGAGCAGCCTTGCTGACGCTTCGAGCCAGCCATGTCGGAAACTGAGGTGCAGCCGTCACCAATTCGCCAAACGCTGTTGGGGGCAATTTTCCTTTCAGGGTCTTAAGCGCCGTTTCTGCCTTCTCAGGGCCGAGCCAGGCCAAAGCGCGAACCGCTTGTCCTGCCGGTCGATCGGCCAGAGCGAGCTGCCAGCGCGGTGCATGCCGCAACTCCACAAGCTGCTTGCCCAGGGTCATGGTGCGGCTACGACCTGATGTCAGATAGACGGAGCGAACCGGGACCTGCGTCGTCAGCCCGAGCGCGTTTGCCGCAGCCGCGCCATTCGGTACGATAATCTCACCTCGTTGTGCCGCCAGAGCCTCGACCGCCTGCTCTACCGAAGGAGCGCGCGTGCCAAACCGACTCTTGATGGGGTGCAGATAAACGCCTCGTCCGGCGCGGATCAGTTGTCCGCGTACGGCAAGACGCGACAAGGCTTGATCCACCCCCGCGCGGTTGCCGAGATGGAGCAGGCTCTTCGCGGCCAGCGGCGTTCCTTCCGGAAGTCCCTCGGCATAGGCCAGTATCTGTTCGGTCAAATGTTGCACAGCAAAACTCCTGTCAGAAAGATAGGCAGTTTTCTGACAGTTTTCAATATGGAGTGTCCGACAAGGGAAACCTTGAGGGGAAAGCCTTCCCCTGCGGACGAGCCAATGTCTCGGCCGACCCCTTCTGCGGGGAGACCCCGCAACGCCCCCTTCAGAGTGAGAGTGCGGACGGATTTTCCGTGACGGGTTGATGGCTGGAGGAGAGGCTTCCGGCGCCCGTCGCGGAGATCATCCCGATGGCCAGACAGGGTCGTAACCTCGCGGAAGGTGGCGCGCGCAGCAACCTTTACGACGACATCACCAACAAGATCATCGCCGAGCTGGAGCAAGGGCGGTTGCCATGGGTCCAGCCTTGGGGTGCGTCGCCTGATACCGCCCCGCTGGGCCTGCCGAGAAATGCTTCAACCGGCCGGTCCTATTCTGGTATCAATATTCTCATCCTCTGGGGCGCTGTCATCCAGCACGGCTTCCCTGGTCAGGCGTGGCTGACTTTCCGCCAGGCGCTTTCGCTCGGCGGAAATGTCAGGAAGGGCGAACGTGGCACCACCGTCGTTTATGCAGATCGTTTCACCCCCGAGGACGAGAAACGCCGTGCCCGCGAGACGGGTGAAGATGCGCATGCCATACCGTTTCTGAAGCGGTTCACAGTCTTCAATGCCGCACAATGCGATGGTCTGCCCGATGACATCACGGCAGTCGCGGCGCCACCGCCGCCGGGCCTGATCGAACCTCGGGTCGAGGCGCTGATCCATGCCACCGGCATCGACTTCCGCATTGGCGGCGATCGCGCCTTCTACATGCCCTCGCTCGACTATGTGCAGGTGCCGCCTCCGCAAGCCTATTTCGAGCCGATCAACTGGCACAGAACGGCCCTGCACGAGCTGGGTCACGCCAGCGGCCATCATAGCCGTCTCAACCGCGATCTGACCGGCTCGTTCGGCTCGAAGAAATACGCCTTCGAGGAAATGATTGCCGAGCAAACCGCGGCTTTCAGCTGCGCCGCGCTCGGGATCGTGCCGACCGTGCGCCATGCCGACTATATCGGGTCGTGGCTGGAGGTCATGCGCGAGGACTCCCGCGCCATTGTTCGCGCAGCCTCGCAGGCCAGCAAGGCCGCGGACTGGCTACTGTCGCATCTGCCGGCCGAGAACGCCGGGGAGCCGGATGCCAGCGTAACCGAAACCGATCGGAGGGCTGCGGCATGATCCTCCTGACCGGCACACAGCGCGACCGCCTGCTGGCCAATGGTCGTCAGCGCGATCAGGATCACATTCCGGTCGTGAAGTTCTTCAACCCCCTCGGCGCGGGCGTCTGGCTCGCCACCGAACTGGATGAGGATGGCGACATCATGTTCGGCCTTGCCGATCTCGGTTATCCCGAACTGGGCTCGTGGAGCCTGAGCGAGATGCAGTCAGTCCGGCTGCCCTTCGGCATGGGCATCGAGCGCGATCTGCTGTTCACCGGCGATTTCTCGATCTCGGTCTGGGCTGAGGCCGCCCGCGAGACCGGCAGCATCCGCGCCGCTGAACGTCTGCTCTACCGCGTCGGTGCGAGCTTTTCCCGTACATCCGCCGATACAGAAAACCGGAGTGCCTGATTTCCGGGTTTCAGGTTCTGCGGCTGGCGTCGCTCTCTTCAGAGGAAGAGGGCGGCGCTTCGCTTCGTGACGGGCTGATAGCCGGAGAGAGAGGCTCACCGGCGTCCGTCATGGAGTCACTGACATGGCCACTGCCGTTCAGAAGATCACCCTGTCGTCCTCACGCGACATTCCTTTCAACAAGCTGGTCCTCAGCCAGTTCAACGTCCGGCGTGTCAAGGCCGGCATCTCTGTTGAGGAACTGGCCGAATCCATCGCCCGTCGCGGCCTGATCCAGTCCCTGCATGTCCGCCCGGTCGTGGATGCCGAGGGCAAGGAAACCGGCATATTCGAGGTGCCCGCCGGCGGTCGCCGTTTCCGGGCACTGGAATTGCTGGTCAAGCAAAAGCGTCTCGCCAAAATCGCACCGGTCCCCTGCGTTGTGTCGGAAGCCAGCGCCGATGTGCTGATCGACGAGGTTTCACTCGCCGAGAACATCGAGCGCGCACCGCTTCATCCGCTCGACCAGTTCCGCGCCTTCCAGGCCATGCGCGAAAAGGGCATGACCGAGGAAGCCATCGCCGCCGCCTTCTTCGTGGACGCCAAGGTGGTCAAGCAGCGCCTGCGTCTGGTTTCTGTCTCACCGGCATTGCTCGACGTCTATGCCGAGGACGGCATGACGCTGGAGCAGCTCATGGCCTTCAGCGTCAGCTCTGACCATGCGCGGCAGGAGCAGGTCTGGGACGCGATCAAGGATGGCTGGCAGAAAGAACCCTACCACATCCGCCGCCTGCTGACCGAAACCACGGTCCGCGCCGCCGACAAGCGGGCGGTTTTTGTTGGCATTGCCGCCTATGAGGAAGCCGGCGGCTGCGTCTTGCGCGATCTCTTCCAGCAGGACGATGGTGGCTGGCTGCAAGATCCGGTGCTGCTCGATCGGCTGGTGGGCGAAAAGCTGAAGGCCGAAGCCGAAGCCATCGCTGCCGAGGGCTGGAAGTGGATCGAGGTCGCCATCACGTTTCCCTATGGACACGACCATGGACTGCGGCAACTTGTCGGCACTACCGTCGACCTGACCGAGGAAGAGCGCACAACGCGCGAGACGCTGCGCGACGAATATGACCGGCTTGAAGCCGAATATGGCGAGGCTGAAGAGCTGCCTGACGAGATCGACGCCCGCCTCGGTGAGATCGAAAAGGCGCTGGAAACCTTCGAGCGCCGCCCGATGACCTTCGACCCCGATCAAATCGGCATGGCTGGCGTCTTCGTCAGTATCGACTCCGATGGCTCCCTGCTGGTCGAACGCGGCTATGTTCGCGCCGAGGATGAAACGCCTGCGGAACCGGAGGCTGAGATCATTGACCCGGAAACCGGCGAGGTGATCCAGCGGGCAGAACCGGAGGAAGGCCGCATGCGTGCAGTCATCACACTGGGCGGCCAGTCTGTCGAAACTGAGGAGGAAGACGAGGCAGACACCATCAAGCCGCTGCCCGATCGCCTGGTCAGCGAGCTGACCGCCCATCGCACGCTGGCACTGCGGGATGCGGTGGCCGTGAACCCGCAGGTCGCCATGACGGCACTGCTGCACCGGCTGGTCATGGATTGCTTCATGCCGCATTCCAGTCGCGGGTGCCTGGAAGCACAGGTCCGCGAGGTGCACCTGCCCGCACAGACCGAGGATCTGCGCGACAGCGCGTCCGCCAAGTCGATCGCAGACCGGCACGAACGCTGGGGCGATCATGTCCCGGCAGACGATGCCGCCCTCTGGGATTGGCTGACCGATCTTGATGACGGTCCGCGCATGGACCTGCTCGCCCATTGCGTCAGCTTCGGTATCAACGCGCTCTATGAGAAGCCTAACCCCTACAGCGGCATGGGCGTCAGCCAGCACGGGTTGGACATCCGCCTGTCGCAGGCTGACCGGCTGGCCCGTTCGACCGGCCTCGATATGGTGGCTGTGGGCTGGCGACCCACAGTCGGCAATTATCTCGGCCGAGTGACCAAGCCGCGCATTCTCGAAGCCGTGCGTGAGGGGGCTGGAGACCGGGCCGCCGATCTGATCGGGCATCTCAAGAAGGGCGACATGGCGAAGGAGGCCGAACGCCTGCTGGCCGAGACCGGCTGGCTGCCCGAGCCGCTGCGCATGGTGGACGACGGTATCGAAGTCGATCCGGCATCGGGCGCTGCGGCGGAAGCCGACGATCTGCCCGATTTCCTTTCCGGCGATGGCGAGGACGACCCGGCTGACGACGAGGAAGAACTGCATATGGTCGCTGCTGAATAGCACACATGCGGGGCGGCTTCGGTCGCCCCGTTGACCACCCTCCGTTTCCGCAACTTGCCCGGTCCTCGTGATCGGGCTTTTTCTTTGGAGATTTCCATGTCTGCCAACATCGGCATCGATCAGATTTTTCGGGAGGACCGTGAACATCCCCCGTCGGATCGCACCTTACCGTGGATCGAAACCCGCGATGGAATCACTGTTGTCGTTGAGCCAAAGCCTCACTGGGCCGAAGACATGCGGGTGTTCCGGCTCGATGCCCGTGAGTATTGCCGCTACGCCGAGTGGACCGCTCATGGTGCTCGTGCCCGTTTCTTCGGTCATATCGATACCTCGGGCGATGATCTGATAATGAAGGCGCGCGCGATGATCGCCCGAGAACTTGCCGATGGGCTTTGGAGCTGAAGACCCAATCGCAGGGCGTCTGGCCGTGAGGATGGGAGGTCTGCACCGGACGGGTCCAATCCGGCTTCACCATGCAATCCGCCATTCCCATCAGGACAAGCCGCATGGGTGCCGTCTCTGGCCTGAAGGGAACATGATCCTGAAGCCAGCATGGCGGCAAGGCTGGCGCGGCAGAGCATCTGCGACGGGTATCCGGCATTCTGTCAGATGCGAAAAACCACCCCCGCTTCCATTCGCAAACCTTGGTCTGATCCGTCTCTTTAGCATTCAACCCATGAAGGGTCGGCTTACGCGCGCGTGCCGCCCTCGGGTTTCGGGAAGAGTCCGAACGCCCTCGGGTGATTGCAGATCCGGTCAGACACTTCGGGCGCCTGTCGCGCGGGGGATGGTCCCCCGCCTCCAAAGACAGGAGCCGGAACCCATGTCCTATGCAGATGCCACCGCCTTCGCCGCCAGCCTCGCCACCACGCTGATGGTTTCGATCGTTGTGTTCCAGGCCGGGGACGGCACCCATGCCGCTTGCCCCGCCGCCGAGTTCGACGGCGACGACGACATGGTGAAGCTGGAGCTGGACCCGTGGGAGTAAGGCGCGAAAGCGCCTCATCCTCGACGGCCCGAGCGCGGCAGCCCGCGCTTCGGGCCTTCAGCTTTGCGATGGTTGCCCATCGCCAGCAGCGGAACCGGGGCGCACCCGGTCAGAGAGGAAGAGTGCGGGCCGTTCGGCCGTGACGGGTTGAGGGTCGGAGAGAGAGGCTCACCGGCGCCCGTCATGGAGTAATCCCGATGACCTTTGCCCGTTCCGAAACCTTCCGTTCCATCGGTCATATTCTGGCTGCCGATGTTCTGCCCGCGCTTTATCGAGCGCAAAAGCTGCCGCTGCGCATCTCGTGCCTTGGCGTGGCCAGCTATGACGCCAGTGACGCGGCGAACAGTTTCGACCGCGTGATCCCGCTTGGGGAATGCCCGTCACCGGAAGAGGCCATCCAGGCCGCAGCCTTGCGCGTGGCGCGCGGTGATATTTGCACGGGGCCGGACAGCTTCCCGTATTTCCAGCCCCGCATCCCGCTCATTCAGGACCGAGATCAGCGCCTGGTCCTCGCCGGCGAAATCCGCGCCGGCCTTATCCTCTGGCAACAGCCAGTCGCATCCGATGCCGAAGCACGCAGGATCGTGACAGAGGCCAGCCGCCTGCGCGGTATGGCATTCCGGGCAGCGGCCTCAACCGAGGCCCGCGCCTTGCGTTACCGCGCCGCCACGCTGGAGGCCCGCTTGGTCGATCCCTTCTGGCGCGAGACCTCGGCCGATCTGCTTCGCCTGCCGCTGGCCGCCTGAGCTTCACCCATTCAAAACCATTCGGCTCGGCCTTATGCCGAGCCATGTCATGTCCGGAGACCGTCATGGCCGACTATTACACGCACTTTTCTTGCCTGCTTGACGTGGGCACTCCCGAGAACGCCGCCCGCGCGCTCAATCTCTACAACGCTCTGGCTGCTGAAAATGCTGCCGAAGATCCGCCATCGGACGGCTTCCTGCTCTCCATCCAGCCAGAACATGGTGGCACACAACTCTGGATGCGTGACGATGTCACTGGCGATCCCGAGCATGTCATCCAGTTCGTCAAACGCTGCGCCACCGAGTTCCGCCTGACGGGCTTATGGGGCCTTCAATACGCAAACAGCTGCTCAAAACCGCGCATCGATGGATTTGGTGGCGGCGCGCATGTTCTCGATCTCGCCACAGGCGAAACGGTCGACTGGATCTATACCGATGGCTGGCTTTCCTCGGTTCTCGACGGGAGAGATCCCTATGCCTGAGATCATCGAAACCACCGTCTATCGCTTGGGCGAATTGTCCGATGCGGCGAAGGACAAGGCCCGCGCCTGGTATCGTGAGGGCGGCTTCGACTATGACTGGTACGATGCCGTCTATGAGGATTTCCAGCGCATCGCCGAAATCCTCGGGCTGAACCTCAAGACCCGCACCGTTCGGTTGATGGGCGGCGGCACACGGCAGGAACCCTGCATCTGGTTCCGGGGCTTTTGGTCGCAAGGTGACGGTGCCTGTTTTGAAACCTGGTATTCCTACCGCAAACATGCGCCACGCCTGATCCGGGAATACGCCCCGCAGGACACCGAACTGCACCGCATCGCCGACGCCCTTCAGGCGATCCAGCGCCGCAACTTCTATCAACTTCGCGCCGATGCCAGTCATCGCGGCCATTATTAT
The Sphingopyxis macrogoltabida genome window above contains:
- a CDS encoding IS1380-like element IS1247 family transposase; this encodes MDHPEGAGLQRADRVDFDPRVRLEFRGTQLSSDGGLLVMRELDDALGLSDLASAALRDTRSGKNTVHRLDGLFRQSVFGRLAGYEDVNDAYRLACDPVMRQVVGGRAVDAQAASASQMGRFETETLALAGNRAALADLNGQWIDRLHDRNGLKYIVLDMDSSVSPTHGDQEGSAWNGHFDCSCYHPNFLFNQFGMLERCALRHGNVHSADGWRDVLDPVIARYAERDLGGRFFRADAAYAIPAIYERLEEARFFYAIRLPANAVLKDKIAHRLTRPVGRPSLTKVKRFFEEFEYQAASWDKERRVIAKIEWHPGELFPRVGFIVTNLPMEPDWVVRFYNQRGTAEQHIKEGKYAFRWTRLSCRKFRDNEVRLQLHALAYNLATFLRCIELPEAMADWSLTSLQLKLIKIGARVVRHARTITFQLAEVAVTGTMVRAILAAIRRLRAPPLCA
- a CDS encoding nucleotidyl transferase AbiEii/AbiGii toxin family protein; translation: MAEPFLSLTAQDRRDALGVAADRSGRPAHLLEKDVWVVWALQTIFGSAFGDHLAFKGGTSLSKAYGIIQRFSEDVDLTYDIRAIAPDLVGDNGEGLPTTRSEERRWSKAVRHRLPEWISATVQPLIADVIGAQGVSAVTRVEGEKLFIDYEATSAGSGYVAPSVMLECGARSTGEPASLRDVICDAAGLVDGVTFPTATPRVMHAERTFWEKATAIHVFCLQERLRGERFARHWHDIVRLDGSGIAAAASADRDLAQAVARHKSMFFAEKAADGASVDYEAAVNGLLQLVPGGEARTALASDYAQMIEDGLLLEDAESFEVLIERCADIADRVNRSVK
- a CDS encoding DUF6088 family protein, coding for MQHLTEQILAYAEGLPEGTPLAAKSLLHLGNRAGVDQALSRLAVRGQLIRAGRGVYLHPIKSRFGTRAPSVEQAVEALAAQRGEIIVPNGAAAANALGLTTQVPVRSVYLTSGRSRTMTLGKQLVELRHAPRWQLALADRPAGQAVRALAWLGPEKAETALKTLKGKLPPTAFGELVTAAPQFPTWLARSVSKAAHG
- a CDS encoding ArdC family protein, which codes for MARQGRNLAEGGARSNLYDDITNKIIAELEQGRLPWVQPWGASPDTAPLGLPRNASTGRSYSGINILILWGAVIQHGFPGQAWLTFRQALSLGGNVRKGERGTTVVYADRFTPEDEKRRARETGEDAHAIPFLKRFTVFNAAQCDGLPDDITAVAAPPPPGLIEPRVEALIHATGIDFRIGGDRAFYMPSLDYVQVPPPQAYFEPINWHRTALHELGHASGHHSRLNRDLTGSFGSKKYAFEEMIAEQTAAFSCAALGIVPTVRHADYIGSWLEVMREDSRAIVRAASQASKAADWLLSHLPAENAGEPDASVTETDRRAAA
- a CDS encoding DUF2958 domain-containing protein, which translates into the protein MILLTGTQRDRLLANGRQRDQDHIPVVKFFNPLGAGVWLATELDEDGDIMFGLADLGYPELGSWSLSEMQSVRLPFGMGIERDLLFTGDFSISVWAEAARETGSIRAAERLLYRVGASFSRTSADTENRSA
- a CDS encoding ParB/RepB/Spo0J family partition protein; this encodes MATAVQKITLSSSRDIPFNKLVLSQFNVRRVKAGISVEELAESIARRGLIQSLHVRPVVDAEGKETGIFEVPAGGRRFRALELLVKQKRLAKIAPVPCVVSEASADVLIDEVSLAENIERAPLHPLDQFRAFQAMREKGMTEEAIAAAFFVDAKVVKQRLRLVSVSPALLDVYAEDGMTLEQLMAFSVSSDHARQEQVWDAIKDGWQKEPYHIRRLLTETTVRAADKRAVFVGIAAYEEAGGCVLRDLFQQDDGGWLQDPVLLDRLVGEKLKAEAEAIAAEGWKWIEVAITFPYGHDHGLRQLVGTTVDLTEEERTTRETLRDEYDRLEAEYGEAEELPDEIDARLGEIEKALETFERRPMTFDPDQIGMAGVFVSIDSDGSLLVERGYVRAEDETPAEPEAEIIDPETGEVIQRAEPEEGRMRAVITLGGQSVETEEEDEADTIKPLPDRLVSELTAHRTLALRDAVAVNPQVAMTALLHRLVMDCFMPHSSRGCLEAQVREVHLPAQTEDLRDSASAKSIADRHERWGDHVPADDAALWDWLTDLDDGPRMDLLAHCVSFGINALYEKPNPYSGMGVSQHGLDIRLSQADRLARSTGLDMVAVGWRPTVGNYLGRVTKPRILEAVREGAGDRAADLIGHLKKGDMAKEAERLLAETGWLPEPLRMVDDGIEVDPASGAAAEADDLPDFLSGDGEDDPADDEEELHMVAAE